The Labeo rohita strain BAU-BD-2019 unplaced genomic scaffold, IGBB_LRoh.1.0 scaffold_594, whole genome shotgun sequence sequence cttcctttaatggcggttgccatctggtgtgtatgggctgcacactgtgcccctgaggtCATGTCTGTTCATAAGTCCGCCCCTGAGATcacgtctgatctcaagtctgctccagaggtctcgtccggtctcaagtctgcgccagaggtcccgtctgatctcaagcctgatCCTGAGCTcctgtctgatctcaagcctgctccagagctcccgtctgaccaggagacagacccagaggcctcaccagtcggagaagccgcgccaatgcctcctgaggtgtcagctttggctgtggatcctcccatggaggcggcgtccctctacagactctctgcttctccccatACTCTTTCtacctcctctgtctctgctgtttccaggtcccaggccataacgcggtttcctgctccgccccagctcccgtctggtcacaagcctgttccagagTTCCCCTTGgtcagagaagctgcgccaatgcctccagaggtgccAGCCGTGactgtggatcctcccttggaggtggcgCCCCCCTAcaagctctctgcttctctccctactctgtctgtctcctctatctctgctttccccaggtcccagaccgctCCCCCTGGACGCTCCGCCTCCTGGTTCCTGTTCCGCCTGGGAGgttgctgcgccttctccccctcctgctccgcctcctgctccaccctggagggtgcCTGCATCTCCTGCTCCGCCCCTGGTCGGAGgggcctcctgctccaccctggagggcgcccGTGCCTCACGCTCTgtctccggctccgccctggagggtgcCTGCatctcctgctccgccctggagggctcctgcgtcGCCTGCCccgcctccagctccgccctggagggctttcGCGtcgcctgctccgcctccagctccgccctggagggttcctgctctgccggtcctgcctcaatcaccgggtcctccgcaggggCCTGGCCCCCcaaccctcgccctgtctcgctccctccccaccgctcccctggactgtcgtttccttcgagcgtctggaagccgctccttgggggggggctatgtcacgaatctggttgGTGCTCTgtggaccgctcaccaccagatgtcactttCACCCCATCattacacacagactgttgttCTACACccctggactacattccccatcagccattgcactttactcacgaccaatcagcggcactataaaagccccggactttccatgctagtcacggattgttagattgaattgttgttttgttagcGTTTCCTGGTTTCTGGTTCCCGTGTTTTTTGACTCTCGCCTGCTCTatcgtttacgtctgtctagccgcctgccttggaTTATCGCTCTTGTC is a genomic window containing:
- the LOC127161226 gene encoding uncharacterized protein LOC127161226; this translates as MIAGALDPPQPPAAALPLMAVAIWCVWAAHCAPEITSDLKSAPEVSSGLKSAPEVPSDLKPDPELLSDLKPAPELPSDQETDPEASPVGEAAPMPPEVSALAVDPPMEAASLYRLSASPHTLSTSSVSAVSRSQAITRFPAPPQLPSGHKPVPEFPLVREAAPMPPEVPAVTVDPPLEVAPPYKLSASLPTLSVSSISAFPRSQTAPPGRSASWFLFRLG